A part of Solibacillus sp. FSL H8-0538 genomic DNA contains:
- a CDS encoding ABC transporter ATP-binding protein: MPILQISEVTKVYEGKVTNRALNQLSFEVEKGEFLAIMGPSGSGKTTLLNIISTIDMPTSGEIIFDGIKPQNLKKQELAYFRRRQLGFVFQDFNLLPMLTVEENIVLPLTLDEQPVAVMEERVQLLSEKLDLMHILNKRPNEISGGQAQRTAIARALIHEPSIILADEPTGNLDSNSSREVLELLSKMNAEKQATIVMVTHDPIAASYCDRVLFIKDGEFFNEIYRDDRRQMFFQRILNLLSLLGGGQVGDLSSIRLP; encoded by the coding sequence ATGCCAATATTGCAAATAAGTGAAGTAACAAAGGTGTACGAAGGGAAAGTCACGAATCGTGCGCTTAATCAGTTAAGCTTTGAAGTGGAAAAGGGTGAATTTTTAGCAATAATGGGTCCGTCCGGAAGTGGTAAGACGACGCTGCTTAATATTATCTCGACAATTGATATGCCGACATCTGGAGAAATTATTTTCGATGGCATAAAGCCGCAAAACTTAAAGAAACAAGAGTTGGCGTATTTTAGACGACGCCAGCTCGGTTTTGTATTTCAAGATTTCAATTTGCTGCCGATGCTGACGGTGGAGGAAAATATTGTGTTGCCTTTAACGCTCGATGAACAGCCGGTAGCGGTAATGGAGGAGCGTGTACAACTACTTAGTGAAAAGCTTGATTTAATGCATATATTAAATAAGCGTCCGAATGAAATCTCAGGTGGACAGGCTCAACGTACAGCGATTGCTAGAGCACTTATTCATGAACCCTCAATAATTTTGGCGGATGAGCCGACAGGGAATTTAGATTCGAATTCGTCGCGTGAGGTGCTGGAGCTTCTTAGTAAAATGAATGCTGAGAAGCAGGCGACAATTGTGATGGTGACGCATGACCCAATAGCAGCCAGTTATTGTGACCGGGTGCTCTTTATTAAGGACGGCGAGTTTTTTAATGAAATTTACCGTGATGATCGTAGACAGATGTTTTTCCAACGCATTTTAAACTTGCTGAGCTTACTCGGAGGGGGACAAGTAGGTGACCTTTCATCAATTCGCTTACCGTAA
- a CDS encoding lipoate--protein ligase — protein sequence MYFIDNKGITDPRVNLAIEEYVLKNMDIEKDDFLLFYINQPSIIIGKNQNTIEEINTNYVEDNGIIVVRRLSGGGAVYHDLGNLNFSFLTKDDGNSFHNYKKFTQPVVEALAKLGVNSELSGRNDILAEGRKVSGNAQYATRGRMFSHGTLMFDLDIDAVVASLKVKKDKIESKGIKSVRSRVANIIDFLPEKITVEEFRVEILKSIFGGEENIQYYELTEADWEQIYALSEERYQQWDWNYGKSPRFNIQKTHRFPSGGIDVRLEVNRGIIEEATIFGDFFGVGDIAEVEALLVGAKYDRAAIATAMEEIDMQKYLGGITKEDFLQLIY from the coding sequence GTGTATTTTATCGATAATAAGGGGATTACAGATCCTCGCGTCAATTTAGCGATTGAAGAGTACGTATTAAAAAATATGGATATTGAAAAAGATGACTTTTTATTATTTTATATAAACCAGCCATCAATCATTATCGGAAAGAATCAAAACACAATCGAAGAAATTAATACAAATTATGTGGAAGATAACGGCATAATCGTTGTTCGTCGACTTTCTGGTGGTGGTGCGGTGTATCATGACCTAGGCAACTTGAATTTTAGCTTCTTAACAAAGGATGACGGCAACAGCTTCCATAACTATAAAAAATTCACGCAGCCTGTAGTAGAAGCACTGGCAAAGCTCGGTGTGAATTCAGAGTTATCCGGACGCAATGATATTTTAGCAGAAGGCCGCAAAGTATCTGGAAATGCGCAGTATGCAACTCGTGGGCGCATGTTTAGTCATGGGACCCTAATGTTTGATTTAGATATTGATGCAGTTGTTGCTTCATTAAAAGTGAAAAAAGATAAAATTGAATCAAAAGGAATTAAATCGGTCCGTTCACGCGTAGCAAATATTATTGATTTCTTACCAGAAAAAATTACGGTAGAAGAGTTTCGTGTAGAAATTTTGAAATCAATTTTCGGCGGCGAAGAAAATATTCAGTACTACGAGTTAACTGAAGCAGACTGGGAACAAATTTACGCATTGTCGGAGGAGCGTTATCAGCAATGGGATTGGAACTACGGCAAATCGCCACGCTTTAACATTCAAAAAACGCACCGATTCCCATCAGGAGGCATAGATGTTCGCCTAGAGGTAAATCGCGGCATTATTGAAGAAGCCACGATTTTTGGTGATTTCTTTGGAGTTGGCGATATTGCCGAAGTAGAAGCGCTACTCGTAGGGGCTAAATATGACCGTGCAGCGATTGCTACAGCAATGGAAGAAATCGACATGCAAAAATACTTAGGCGGCATTACAAAAGAGGATTTCTTACAATTAATATATTAA
- a CDS encoding response regulator transcription factor has product MEKHRIFIVEDDPKIASMLADTLRKYQYEVETIQNFDTLIEQCLAFAPHIVLLDINLPSYDGYYWCRQLRQYTMCPILFISARSGEMDQIFALENGGDDFITKPFNYEIVLAKIRSHLRRTYGEYAARQEERTVKQGNLTLYLERMELHLKDLAIPLQKKECIILDLLMSQAPRVVTRDRLLEELWDDQAFVDENTLNVNMTRVRKKLTDYKIASVIETVRGAGYRFVLSSEEM; this is encoded by the coding sequence ATGGAAAAACATCGGATTTTTATCGTTGAGGATGATCCGAAAATTGCTTCAATGCTTGCAGATACACTTCGGAAATATCAATACGAAGTGGAGACAATTCAAAATTTTGATACATTGATTGAACAGTGCCTAGCATTTGCACCGCATATTGTACTGCTTGATATAAATTTACCGTCTTATGATGGTTACTATTGGTGTCGTCAGTTACGCCAATATACGATGTGCCCGATTTTATTTATTTCGGCACGTTCTGGGGAGATGGATCAAATATTTGCGCTAGAGAATGGCGGGGATGATTTTATTACGAAGCCGTTTAACTATGAAATCGTGCTGGCAAAAATCCGCAGTCATTTACGCAGAACATACGGTGAATATGCTGCTCGCCAAGAGGAACGTACCGTGAAGCAGGGAAATCTGACGCTTTATTTAGAGCGAATGGAATTGCATTTAAAGGATTTGGCTATTCCGTTGCAAAAAAAAGAATGTATCATATTAGATTTATTAATGAGCCAAGCGCCAAGAGTTGTGACACGTGATCGACTGCTTGAAGAGTTATGGGACGACCAGGCTTTCGTTGATGAAAATACTTTAAATGTAAATATGACCCGTGTACGTAAAAAGCTGACGGATTACAAAATTGCGTCGGTAATCGAAACGGTACGAGGGGCTGGCTATCGCTTTGTATTAAGTTCGGAGGAAATGTAA
- the yhfH gene encoding protein YhfH: MLENVVEFFKNLPDKVCVQCGDKIEEQSECYSNNCDKCNSL, encoded by the coding sequence ATGTTAGAAAACGTAGTCGAATTTTTCAAAAATTTACCCGATAAAGTTTGTGTTCAATGCGGTGATAAAATCGAAGAACAAAGCGAGTGCTACAGCAACAATTGTGATAAATGCAACTCTCTTTAA
- a CDS encoding S9 family peptidase, with protein MKQFLTKEHLFALQSVTNPVLSPDNQEAIVLRTIINEEDNEYNTNLFHVALTDGEVTQWTFGKERISSPQWSPNGKQIAFLSNRDEKNQLFVLNKNGGEAKKVTDFEAGVTSFLWSPCGDMIWVTGSLKVGNTFMDKPQKDDKKFPQVHVVDQMKYKMDGIGGDGLREQNRYTQTAKVTIATGAVEQFTEGNYSHSLSGISRDGKTLVVGVNRTENMDYDFRTPLYLVDVETKEETVLVELDGYYGDAIYSYDNRFIAYVGSDNTFKNATHAQIYIYDTETGITQNLTVGLDAPVGDYAVADVQQGATSPSVMWTETNDLYFQLSTMGDVRLYYATLEGAIYPASPEGEHIYGYAIKKDGNGALITVSNPTFPGELFDLDITTGERKQLTNFNEALLAEVTLVEPKPIVYDSTDNQTVHGWLMKPANFVEGDKYSLIVEIHGGPHAMYANTFFHELQLLAAQGYGVLYVNPRGSHGYSQTFVDGCRGDYGGGDYEDIMAGLDYVLSEKSWIDENRLGVTGGSYGGFMTNWIVGHTNRFKAAVTQRSISNWISFYGVSDIGYYFSDWQMKAGMKDVETLWKHSPLKYAENIETPLLILHSEKDFRCPIEQAEQLYITLKTMGKEVGFVRFPDSNHNLSRTGKPNLRIERLNQIVEWFNQYM; from the coding sequence ATGAAGCAATTTTTAACGAAGGAACATTTATTTGCATTACAGTCCGTTACTAATCCAGTTTTATCTCCAGATAATCAAGAAGCTATAGTTTTGCGCACAATCATCAATGAGGAAGATAATGAATACAATACCAACCTTTTTCATGTGGCACTCACTGATGGTGAAGTAACGCAGTGGACATTTGGCAAAGAACGAATTTCAAGTCCTCAATGGTCACCAAACGGCAAGCAAATCGCATTTTTATCGAATCGCGATGAAAAAAATCAACTGTTCGTACTAAATAAAAATGGTGGCGAAGCAAAAAAAGTAACGGATTTTGAAGCAGGCGTTACTTCGTTTTTATGGAGTCCTTGTGGTGACATGATTTGGGTAACCGGCAGCTTAAAAGTAGGTAATACATTTATGGATAAGCCCCAAAAAGATGACAAGAAATTCCCACAAGTTCATGTAGTGGATCAAATGAAATATAAAATGGACGGTATAGGTGGAGACGGTCTGCGTGAACAAAACAGGTACACACAAACCGCTAAAGTAACAATTGCTACAGGAGCGGTCGAACAATTCACTGAGGGGAATTACTCCCATTCGTTAAGCGGGATTTCTCGTGACGGCAAAACGCTTGTTGTCGGTGTAAATCGCACAGAAAACATGGACTATGATTTTCGCACGCCCCTGTATTTAGTGGATGTAGAAACAAAGGAAGAAACAGTGCTAGTTGAACTGGATGGCTATTATGGAGATGCTATTTATTCATATGATAATCGTTTTATAGCATATGTTGGTAGTGACAACACATTTAAAAACGCAACGCACGCGCAAATTTATATTTACGATACAGAAACCGGCATAACACAAAACCTAACAGTTGGCCTAGATGCACCAGTGGGCGATTATGCTGTAGCAGACGTACAGCAAGGCGCTACATCACCGTCCGTCATGTGGACAGAAACGAATGATTTATACTTCCAACTGTCGACGATGGGAGATGTACGCTTATACTACGCGACATTAGAAGGTGCCATTTACCCCGCGTCTCCAGAGGGTGAGCATATTTACGGCTATGCGATTAAAAAGGATGGCAACGGGGCACTAATTACCGTGTCTAATCCGACGTTCCCTGGGGAATTATTTGATTTAGACATTACTACAGGTGAGCGTAAGCAACTGACAAACTTTAATGAAGCCTTGTTAGCAGAAGTGACGTTAGTGGAGCCAAAGCCAATTGTTTATGACAGTACGGACAATCAAACAGTGCACGGATGGTTAATGAAGCCGGCAAATTTCGTCGAGGGAGATAAATACTCATTAATCGTTGAAATTCATGGTGGACCTCATGCAATGTATGCGAATACGTTTTTCCATGAGCTTCAGTTATTAGCAGCACAAGGCTACGGTGTTTTATATGTGAATCCGCGTGGTAGTCACGGCTATAGCCAAACATTTGTGGACGGTTGCCGCGGTGATTACGGCGGCGGAGATTATGAGGATATTATGGCAGGACTTGATTATGTACTCAGTGAAAAAAGCTGGATTGATGAGAATCGTTTAGGTGTAACAGGTGGTAGCTACGGAGGCTTTATGACAAACTGGATTGTTGGTCATACCAATCGCTTTAAGGCAGCCGTTACGCAACGTTCGATCTCAAATTGGATTAGTTTCTACGGCGTATCGGATATCGGCTATTATTTTAGCGATTGGCAAATGAAAGCTGGCATGAAGGATGTTGAAACACTTTGGAAGCACTCACCGCTAAAGTACGCAGAAAACATAGAAACGCCGCTCTTAATTTTGCATAGTGAAAAGGATTTCCGATGCCCAATTGAACAAGCAGAACAACTTTATATTACGTTAAAAACGATGGGCAAAGAAGTAGGCTTCGTGCGTTTCCCGGACAGTAATCACAATTTATCGCGTACAGGAAAGCCGAATCTGCGGATAGAACGTCTAAATCAAATTGTGGAATGGTTTAATCAATACATGTAA
- a CDS encoding fatty acid--CoA ligase family protein, producing the protein MNLVGKVRQQAFDQPQKTAYHFMGTDTSYGEFEQTVARFAAALQNIGVQKGDHVALLLGNTPHYLISLYATMRIGATAIPVNPIYTPDEISYIIQNGDVKVVIALDMLLPLVEAGVRLFPQVESYIVCETTSDIEEKYAALNDEARAKTKLFTQVLTQTTNTVDPVAVEDDDTAIILYTSGTTGHPKGAMLTHGNIFSNARDVSDSLKMSSEDRVIATLPVFHVFALTVVVNAPLSKGATILLTPRFSPGEIFDLAAKHKATVFAGVPTMFNFLYQYEQGDVSAFSTLRLAISGGSSLPVSLLHNFENKFNVRVSEGYGLSEASPVTCFNPIDRERKAGSIGTSVVNVENKVVDENGVEVPIGEVGELIVRGPNVMKGYYKLPVETARTIRDGWLYTGDLAKQDDEGYFYIVDRKKDTIIVGGFNVYPREVEEVLYAHPNVIEAAVVGFPDLDFGEAVHAYVVLKDKSQALAELQAFCAEHIVKYKVPKVIELLDELPKNTTGKILRRSLKEASTV; encoded by the coding sequence TTGAATTTAGTTGGAAAAGTAAGACAACAGGCTTTCGATCAACCACAAAAAACTGCGTATCATTTTATGGGGACAGACACTTCTTATGGAGAGTTTGAACAAACAGTAGCTCGCTTTGCAGCTGCACTACAAAATATTGGTGTACAAAAAGGCGATCATGTGGCCTTATTACTCGGCAATACACCACATTATTTAATTTCGTTATATGCGACGATGCGAATTGGTGCAACGGCGATTCCGGTCAATCCAATTTACACACCAGACGAAATTTCATACATTATCCAAAATGGAGATGTAAAAGTTGTCATTGCACTTGATATGTTATTACCGCTTGTGGAAGCAGGGGTGCGATTATTCCCACAAGTTGAAAGCTATATCGTTTGTGAAACAACGTCAGATATTGAAGAAAAGTATGCAGCATTAAATGATGAAGCAAGGGCGAAAACAAAGTTGTTTACGCAAGTGCTGACTCAGACTACAAATACAGTGGATCCAGTAGCGGTAGAGGATGATGATACTGCAATTATCCTCTATACTTCTGGTACAACAGGTCATCCAAAAGGTGCGATGTTAACACATGGTAATATATTTTCAAATGCTCGAGATGTTAGTGATTCTTTAAAAATGTCTTCAGAAGACCGTGTTATTGCGACATTACCGGTGTTTCATGTATTTGCTTTAACAGTTGTAGTAAACGCGCCCTTGTCAAAAGGTGCGACGATTCTACTTACACCGCGCTTTAGCCCAGGTGAGATATTTGATTTAGCAGCGAAGCATAAAGCAACAGTGTTTGCTGGAGTACCAACGATGTTTAACTTCTTATATCAATATGAGCAAGGGGACGTGTCGGCATTCTCAACTTTACGATTAGCCATTTCAGGTGGCTCTTCACTTCCGGTATCACTGCTACATAACTTTGAAAATAAGTTTAATGTAAGAGTGTCAGAAGGCTATGGTTTGTCGGAAGCGTCGCCGGTAACATGCTTTAATCCAATTGATCGTGAGCGTAAAGCAGGCTCAATAGGAACATCCGTCGTGAACGTTGAAAATAAAGTAGTGGATGAAAATGGTGTTGAAGTTCCGATTGGCGAAGTAGGTGAACTAATCGTACGTGGACCAAATGTGATGAAAGGGTATTATAAATTGCCTGTGGAAACAGCTCGTACAATTCGCGATGGCTGGTTGTATACAGGAGACCTTGCTAAACAAGATGATGAAGGTTACTTCTATATTGTAGACCGCAAAAAAGATACAATTATCGTTGGTGGCTTCAATGTGTATCCACGTGAAGTGGAAGAAGTATTATATGCACATCCAAATGTTATTGAAGCTGCAGTTGTTGGCTTCCCAGATCTTGACTTTGGCGAAGCAGTTCATGCTTATGTGGTACTAAAGGATAAATCGCAAGCACTCGCTGAACTACAAGCATTCTGCGCAGAGCATATTGTAAAATATAAAGTTCCTAAAGTAATAGAACTATTAGACGAGCTTCCAAAAAATACGACAGGGAAAATTTTACGCCGTTCGTTAAAAGAAGCATCAACAGTATAA
- a CDS encoding ABC transporter permease: MTFHQFAYRNVFRNFRIYAAFFMASFFSVFVFFIYSMLMFHPKIESGFLGGMSIVGMVFAEIILVLFSWFFIFYSMRAFLQARSKEFAILLHLGMERKQLSKLVFLETMIIGILSSVAGIIFGFAFAKFFFMIVREILHLEALPLYLSWQPFVLTLSVFLSAFVIISFVSVMFTPETKIIDLLKGQTYVDVSDAYSTRNAFLGLGLITIGYVLALITTKTSLFNFTLLIPIVVTFGTYYFFTDSMIFLLDRLKRKKNYYWKKSRMLSIAEQTHILRSNARMFFVVTMVSTLAFLCVGLLSALSSYTSQYDKINPLGMIYKGHIDNQYEGKHITSLVQELEKKGLSYHLTPFSVKRQTSTYTSNIVEVFRESDINNLLFSFGYPMVRLELGEAMFIPYSEDSIIQLENTIVQTVLMENNLPITIDSVYPKIIFPSSIVSKNSIIVSDEDFLLLVNPLEQIPLMEPGYHLFTFDIPNWVETKEIGLDVQQLVSKEYLNNKEYTLPFYYENTGLNYSYILATYSLFTLVGVLVVAVFLLAAGSFVYFKLYTSLDREKKQFEVLKRIGLTDAELKNLITRYLIPQFFLPWGLALVHSGFAFIALQTVLNDVLNISIVKEVVFAFGFFVIIQVVYFYLIRWRYIAHMKS, encoded by the coding sequence GTGACCTTTCATCAATTCGCTTACCGTAATGTCTTTCGAAATTTCCGAATTTATGCGGCATTTTTTATGGCGAGCTTTTTTTCTGTATTTGTATTTTTTATTTACTCCATGCTTATGTTTCACCCTAAAATAGAAAGTGGGTTTTTAGGGGGAATGTCCATTGTTGGCATGGTATTTGCTGAAATCATTTTAGTGTTATTTTCATGGTTTTTTATTTTTTACTCCATGCGGGCCTTTTTACAGGCGAGGTCAAAGGAATTTGCCATACTACTGCATCTTGGAATGGAACGCAAACAGCTAAGTAAGCTTGTATTTTTGGAAACGATGATTATTGGTATTTTGTCGAGCGTCGCCGGCATTATTTTTGGCTTTGCGTTCGCGAAGTTCTTTTTTATGATTGTACGCGAAATTTTACATTTAGAGGCGTTACCGCTGTATTTATCATGGCAGCCTTTTGTCTTAACATTATCTGTTTTTTTAAGTGCCTTTGTTATCATTTCATTTGTTAGTGTGATGTTCACACCTGAAACAAAAATAATTGATTTATTAAAAGGGCAAACATACGTGGATGTGTCGGATGCATATTCTACACGTAATGCGTTTTTAGGACTCGGACTCATTACGATCGGGTACGTACTAGCACTTATTACAACGAAAACATCCTTATTTAATTTTACGCTACTCATTCCGATTGTCGTGACATTTGGAACGTATTATTTTTTTACGGATTCAATGATTTTTTTATTAGATCGTCTGAAGAGAAAAAAAAATTATTATTGGAAAAAATCACGAATGTTATCGATAGCAGAGCAAACGCATATTTTACGATCTAATGCGCGGATGTTTTTTGTCGTTACGATGGTTTCAACACTTGCCTTTTTATGTGTTGGGCTACTGTCGGCTTTGTCATCGTACACGTCACAATACGATAAAATCAATCCACTCGGTATGATTTATAAAGGACATATCGATAATCAGTATGAGGGCAAGCATATTACATCGCTTGTACAAGAGCTCGAGAAGAAGGGGTTATCTTATCATTTGACACCCTTTTCAGTGAAGCGCCAAACGTCAACGTATACATCAAATATCGTAGAAGTGTTTCGTGAGTCTGATATTAATAATTTGTTATTTTCTTTCGGGTATCCAATGGTTCGGCTTGAGCTAGGCGAGGCGATGTTTATTCCGTATTCAGAGGACTCGATTATACAGCTTGAAAATACGATTGTACAAACCGTCTTAATGGAAAATAATTTACCGATTACAATTGATAGTGTTTATCCTAAAATTATTTTTCCTTCTTCAATCGTTAGTAAAAACTCCATTATCGTGAGCGATGAGGATTTTTTATTGCTTGTGAATCCATTGGAACAAATTCCTTTAATGGAACCAGGTTATCATTTATTTACATTTGATATTCCAAACTGGGTCGAAACGAAGGAAATAGGATTAGATGTCCAGCAACTTGTTTCCAAAGAGTATTTGAACAATAAGGAATATACACTGCCATTTTATTATGAGAATACAGGATTAAATTATTCTTATATTTTAGCGACGTACTCTTTATTTACATTAGTAGGGGTATTAGTTGTAGCAGTTTTCTTATTAGCAGCAGGGAGCTTTGTTTACTTTAAGCTGTACACAAGCTTGGATCGTGAGAAAAAACAATTTGAAGTTTTGAAGCGTATTGGGTTAACAGATGCCGAATTGAAAAATTTAATTACTCGTTATTTAATCCCGCAGTTCTTTTTACCGTGGGGACTAGCGCTTGTTCATAGTGGGTTTGCATTCATTGCGCTACAAACTGTGCTCAATGATGTGTTGAATATTTCTATTGTAAAGGAAGTTGTTTTTGCCTTTGGTTTCTTTGTCATTATTCAAGTAGTGTACTTTTATTTAATTCGCTGGCGCTATATTGCGCATATGAAGAGCTAA
- a CDS encoding sensor histidine kinase: MGVRLFLKEHISYIVFQVFVTLFILSLFWLDGFRNINTAIYAVVITILLISSFLVLRYMLRRRYLNKITHLPTSMDGALQKNSKTPEYFVTEEYMQELYRIYQREVQTLYASQSRQHKFMNQWVHQMKTPVSVLELLLQQDEELDKKSVQEEVERLKRGLEMVLMNARLENFEDDMQIVQVPLKSMILATINENKRLFITKRVFPDVQVDEEITVMSDFKWLRFVFEQFITNAVKYTFDVNKKIYITTEQTNKSVILSIKDEGIGIPKSDLSRVTKAFFTGENGRRTGESTGMGLYIAQEICDKLGHQLVISSEVGEGTMIQIIFHS, from the coding sequence ATGGGCGTTAGACTTTTTTTAAAGGAGCATATTTCCTATATCGTATTTCAAGTATTTGTGACGCTGTTTATCTTATCGCTATTTTGGCTAGATGGTTTCCGTAATATTAATACTGCTATTTACGCTGTGGTAATTACAATTTTATTAATCAGTTCGTTTTTGGTTCTCCGCTATATGTTAAGACGACGCTATTTAAATAAAATTACGCATCTGCCAACCTCAATGGATGGAGCGCTACAAAAAAATTCCAAGACACCGGAGTATTTTGTGACGGAGGAATATATGCAGGAGCTGTACCGCATTTATCAGCGAGAGGTGCAGACGCTATATGCCAGCCAATCAAGGCAACATAAATTTATGAATCAGTGGGTGCACCAAATGAAAACACCCGTCTCCGTTCTAGAGTTATTACTGCAGCAGGATGAAGAGCTTGATAAAAAAAGCGTGCAAGAAGAAGTGGAGCGGTTAAAGCGAGGGCTTGAAATGGTGCTCATGAACGCACGTTTAGAAAATTTTGAGGATGATATGCAAATTGTCCAAGTACCTCTGAAATCTATGATACTTGCAACGATTAATGAAAATAAGCGTCTCTTTATTACAAAACGTGTATTTCCTGACGTTCAAGTTGACGAGGAAATCACGGTAATGAGCGATTTTAAATGGCTTCGTTTCGTATTTGAGCAGTTTATTACAAATGCAGTGAAATACACATTCGACGTGAATAAAAAAATTTATATAACAACAGAACAAACGAATAAATCGGTCATACTGTCAATCAAGGATGAAGGGATTGGGATACCGAAATCTGATTTATCTCGTGTAACGAAAGCATTTTTTACTGGAGAAAATGGACGCAGAACGGGAGAATCTACCGGGATGGGTTTATATATAGCACAAGAAATTTGTGACAAGCTCGGTCATCAGCTAGTTATTTCATCTGAAGTCGGGGAAGGTACAATGATCCAAATTATTTTTCATTCATAG